The sequence tctagcctctagaactgagacAATAacaaattctgttgtttaaagctGAGCAGTTTATAGTATTtgtggcagctctaggaaacaaATAAACTAGATTTTATGGGGAAAAGTAGTGGGAAACACATCTGGTCATAGGTCTAAGCCACATCCCCCATTTGAGCAATACCACTAACAAAGATGgcattttaatctttatttctttaaaaatagtagCTACTTTCAGTTTTCCAGAACTCACTTGGGATTTCAGAATTCAGAAGAGTTATAACTACTCATCACTCTTAAATCTCAATATTTTTAATGGGTATTTTTTTCTGAGTGGCAACCAGaagataatttgttttaaaaaatttattcatttcaaagaGCTGAGAAGAACTATCAGATCTATTTACATATACCAgtaaatagtaaaaacaaaacaaaaacaaaaaggtaaatgGTGTTATATTACAGTCTTCTTTAATCTTAAGCCTAGTTACTTCCTCTGCAGTTTATatgatatacaaaaattaacaatgTTGGCATTTTTTGGTGACTACTACACAGACAAACTGGAACTAGAACTTTGTGGTACACAACTTCCATTATCTTGTGAAATTTGAAAATCATTATACGTGTTCTACAAAAATactcagacacaaagaaaatacatacaTCTGGGACCTTCCTTACTTTACTGCTTTGACTATATAATATATTCAAACATGAAACAAAGTGTTTTTTGGCATGCTAAAGTTATCTGCACTTCATAATTGACTACTTTGTGTTACAATTTCTATAAATACGTGGTAATGTGAAAGGAtcagaatttttattataaagttgTTTATATGTAAACAACCTTTCCCACCATCATTACACTATACCAATTCTCCTTAGTAAATATCATCTGAAGCACAGTAAGTGTGGGCTTCATGCCACAGACATCCCTAATCACAAGTCTGAGTCATCTGCATTCTTTGGTATGAAAACTCACTTGTTTGGAAGGTATTCCAGGATTCACAACATTTATGAGATTTTTCCTCAGTGAAAACTATTTTGTGATGACCTAAAACATTTGTGCGCTCAAATGGTTTCATTTGTGTGTGACATATAATAGGATTTTGCTTCTCAAGAAAAGATTTCAACTTTCCACCTCATTCATATTGCCTTTCTCTAATGAAATATGACACTATATATTTTCCCATATTCAATGCATTTAAAAGATTTCTCTCCTGGAGAACTTTTCAAAAACTTACAAAGGCCAAAATTAATGGAAAAGTATCCTAACTTTCACTGCATTCAAAGGGTCTCTCTTGTGTGAATTCTTTTGTGTTCAGTGAGATGTGGCATCTCACTAAAGTCTTTCCAGCACTCACTGTGTTCCTGAGATTTCTTTGCTCTATGAATTTCCTCATGTGAAGTAAGAAAAAACTTGACAGAGAAAGTTTTCCCACACTGActgcattcataaggtttctGTCCTGCATGACTTCTCTGATGGACATTGAGGTATGATTTCTCAaaaaaggctttcccacattgaGTGCACTGATacggtttctctcctgtgtgacgTCTCTGATGTCTAATGAGCTGTGACTTCTGGTTGAAGATTTGACCACATGGAATGCAtccatagggtttctctccagtatggcATCGTTGATGGATAATAAGATGGCTTTTTTGCCGGAAAGTTTTTCCACATTCATTGCATCCAtggggtttctctcctgtatgaatcAACTGATGTCTACTGAGCATTGCCATACTGCTAAAAGCTTTCTGGCATTCAAGACACGcaaagggtttctctcctgtatgtgtcctctgatgtacaatgagCATTGCCTTTCGTATGAAAGCttttccacattcactgcattcatagggtttctctcctgtatgagttcTCTGATGGACAATGAGATGTGACTTGTCTATAAAAGCCtttccacattcactgcattcataaggcttctctcctgtatgaattctctgatgtgtTATGAGAGATGACCTCTTATTAAAGGCTTTCCTACATTCCTtgcattcataaggtttctctcctgtatgagttcTTCGATGAACAATAAGCTGTGAGTTGTCTATGAAAGCttttccacattcactgcattcaTATGGCTTCTCTCCCGTATGAATTCTCTCATGTGTTACAAAGTGTGACTTTTTattaaaagctttcccacattccttgcaTTCATACGGTTTTCTTCCAGTATGATTTCTCTGATGTACAATGAGCTGTGATGTGTGGACAAAAGCTTTTCCACATTCactacattcataaggtttctctcctatatgaattctctgatgtgtCATGAGGTGCGAGTTTTTattgaaggctttcccacattccctgCATTCATAAGATTTTTCTCCTGTATGAATTCGCTGGTGAACAACAAGCTGAGATTTACTACAGAAGGCCTTTTCACAGTCTCCACATCCATAGGGTTTATCTCCCGTATGAATTCTTCGATGGATAATCAGGTTTGACTTCTGCATAAAACCTTTCCCACAATCACTACACTCAaaaggtttctctcctgtgtgtgttCTGTAATGTAATCTGAGCTTCGTCTTCTCCCTgtaagctttcccacattccttgcattcatagggtttctctcctgtatgagtcCTATGGTGTAGAATGAGATGATACTTTGTTCTGAAAGATTTCTGACACTCAGTACATCCATacggtttctctcctgtatgagttcTCTGGTGCAGAGTGAGATGACATTTGGTACTGAAAGCTTTCTGACATTCATCACATCTGTACGGCTTTTCTCCTGTGTGAGTTCTCTGGTGTATTATGAGTTTTGACCTATACCTGAAGGATTTTGGACATTCactacattcataaggtttcccTTCTATGTGAATTCTGCAACATCTCTTAAGATTTGTCACCATGCTGAAAGCCTTTGCACATAAATTATGTTCATAGTACTGGGCTCGAGTATGGGAGGCTTCACGTAgagtatagaaaaataatttcctatgacCATTTAATTCATCACAGTTCATTTCTGAATAGTTTTTACTCTGAAAATTTGCATTTTGTTTCAAACTTATTCCTCTTGAGATACATTTATGGGGTCTTTCTACACATGGAACAAAGTTTTggttgagagaaaatatttttcccaatgcATTATTTTCATGATCTCTCTCCACAGGTTCATCCTTCTCAGGATCTTCCTGATACCAATCATAAACTTGCCACATtacttctagaaaagaaaaaatcaatctTATCATTATCATAAAATGGAGAGGGATGGAATCTCAAGTCAATATCTCAACAGAATGAAGAAAGTGACTGAGCAGGTGCACAACGTTAAGTCTGAGCCATCCAATAACAgaaatagaggggccggccctgtggctgagtggttaagtttgcacgctccacttcagtggcccacggtgtcagcagttcggatcccaggtgtggaccttgcactgctcatcaagccatgctgaggcagcatcccacatagcataattagaaggacctacatctagaatatacaactatgtactggggtctttggggaaaaggaaaaaaaagagaaagattggcaacagatgttagctcagggccaatcttttttttttaaagaaataataagtaaTAAACTGAAGGACACGGGTGTCATCAAACTTTGGAAGAAATCTTCAAATATCTGCAAGAATAGAAAAGGTATGGAGAAGAAGTGGAGGAGGCCAGTTGTGTCTAACAAGCTGCAATAGAAGAACAACTACGCAAAACAGGAAAGACCAAATGAAAGAGGCAAAGACGTGACCCAGGGTAGATAACAGGAGGTACTTGTCTCCTAGGTAGCTGGCAAAAGAGAATCACATACAGAAGAGTGGTAAGAAGCAGACATCATCCGTACTGAAGACCTCTTTTCACTCACTCTAAGTCACGTCTAAAGGTTCAGAGActatgagaagaaaaattaaaataaccttaACGGGGTCTCAAGCCACCAGTGACCAACTGTTACTTTGCTTGTACTAACTCTCATTGCATTGGTTTCACTCACCTGGAATACACTGACTTGGGAactccccctctccccttccttgttcttctcctttctccaagTCGACCACTGCTTCTGGCTTGGCAGCTTGAGAACCTGTCAAGGAGGAATCACAGAGAACCTGAGCAGCATTAAGGCCTATAAGGAAAAGTTCTGCTCCAGGAAAGGTATAGCCTGAATCTCAGCTAAATAGGaacttttcatttggaaaatgaaagttAGTACATTCACTGTCTGTTCATAAAGAAAATAAGTCCTATGACCTATACAAGTCCAAATCCAAAATCATTTAGGATATTGGGGTACCCATAAATTGTAGCAATGGAAAAAAGACAGGCAATTAATGGGTTTACAGTGAGATACTTAAGAAAGCTATCTTTACCCAATGACATTAGGTTGCTATAATTTTCCAGCATCACATCCCGGTAGAGGTTCTTCTGAACAGTGTCTAGTAGCTGCCATTCTTCCCAGGAGAAATCCACAGCCACATCACTGAATGACAATAAGCCCTGTAACAACATAATCCTTTTTAATCTGAAGTTAatataatggaataaaatataaaagatctACAGGATGTTATTCTGCTTATTTTTGCTATGagaatttataaacaaatatttctttgtatcTAGTTTTGATTTATACTTGGCAGGCTAAATTCACTAAAATTATCCTTTTTCTGTCCATTCTTCATTCACTTCtccacttattcattcacttgaTGTAAAACATCACTAAAACCTTACCTAAAAACCCTCTGCAACCCGCCTTAGGAGCATTTAATGTTACCTACTATACATtttgcaataaaaaaggaaataaagcataGTCCCGCCTTCAAATAGCTTCTGATCTATTTGGGTTCAAGGAACTGTGAATAGTTCAGTGACACAGGAGAAGAGGCTGAACAGAAAAGATGGCCAGGCGGCAGGCAGGAACAAGTCTTGGAGGAAGTGTTCACATTTCCTACAGATTCCTAGTGGTCACTGCAGTGTTTTCCACATACAAAAGTATGTTATGCTCAGAACTGCCTTCTAGAAATGGATGGTGCTACATATTAAATCACGATACTCATGAAAGCAAATGCAGAGCTCTTACTACATGCTACAGATCattctaaacattttatacaCATTAACACAATGATCTGCACAATAACCCTCATGCAAGCACTATTATCTTTTTTATAGATAAGAAGAGATTTTAAA comes from Equus asinus isolate D_3611 breed Donkey chromosome 26, EquAss-T2T_v2, whole genome shotgun sequence and encodes:
- the LOC106825288 gene encoding zinc finger protein 84-like isoform X3, yielding MLENYSNLMSLGSQAAKPEAVVDLEKGEEQGRGEGEFPSQCIPEVMWQVYDWYQEDPEKDEPVERDHENNALGKIFSLNQNFVPCVERPHKCISRGISLKQNANFQSKNYSEMNCDELNGHRKLFFYTLREASHTRAQYYEHNLCAKAFSMVTNLKRCCRIHIEGKPYECSECPKSFRYRSKLIIHQRTHTGEKPYRCDECQKAFSTKCHLTLHQRTHTGEKPYGCTECQKSFRTKYHLILHHRTHTGEKPYECKECGKAYREKTKLRLHYRTHTGEKPFECSDCGKGFMQKSNLIIHRRIHTGDKPYGCGDCEKAFCSKSQLVVHQRIHTGEKSYECRECGKAFNKNSHLMTHQRIHIGEKPYECSECGKAFVHTSQLIVHQRNHTGRKPYECKECGKAFNKKSHFVTHERIHTGEKPYECSECGKAFIDNSQLIVHRRTHTGEKPYECKECRKAFNKRSSLITHQRIHTGEKPYECSECGKAFIDKSHLIVHQRTHTGEKPYECSECGKAFIRKAMLIVHQRTHTGEKPFACLECQKAFSSMAMLSRHQLIHTGEKPHGCNECGKTFRQKSHLIIHQRCHTGEKPYGCIPCGQIFNQKSQLIRHQRRHTGEKPYQCTQCGKAFFEKSYLNVHQRSHAGQKPYECSQCGKTFSVKFFLTSHEEIHRAKKSQEHSECWKDFSEMPHLTEHKRIHTRETL
- the LOC106825288 gene encoding zinc finger protein 605-like isoform X2 — its product is MWFVGLLSFSDVAVDFSWEEWQLLDTVQKNLYRDVMLENYSNLMSLGSQAAKPEAVVDLEKGEEQGRGEGEFPSQCIPVMWQVYDWYQEDPEKDEPVERDHENNALGKIFSLNQNFVPCVERPHKCISRGISLKQNANFQSKNYSEMNCDELNGHRKLFFYTLREASHTRAQYYEHNLCAKAFSMVTNLKRCCRIHIEGKPYECSECPKSFRYRSKLIIHQRTHTGEKPYRCDECQKAFSTKCHLTLHQRTHTGEKPYGCTECQKSFRTKYHLILHHRTHTGEKPYECKECGKAYREKTKLRLHYRTHTGEKPFECSDCGKGFMQKSNLIIHRRIHTGDKPYGCGDCEKAFCSKSQLVVHQRIHTGEKSYECRECGKAFNKNSHLMTHQRIHIGEKPYECSECGKAFVHTSQLIVHQRNHTGRKPYECKECGKAFNKKSHFVTHERIHTGEKPYECSECGKAFIDNSQLIVHRRTHTGEKPYECKECRKAFNKRSSLITHQRIHTGEKPYECSECGKAFIDKSHLIVHQRTHTGEKPYECSECGKAFIRKAMLIVHQRTHTGEKPFACLECQKAFSSMAMLSRHQLIHTGEKPHGCNECGKTFRQKSHLIIHQRCHTGEKPYGCIPCGQIFNQKSQLIRHQRRHTGEKPYQCTQCGKAFFEKSYLNVHQRSHAGQKPYECSQCGKTFSVKFFLTSHEEIHRAKKSQEHSECWKDFSEMPHLTEHKRIHTRETL
- the LOC106825288 gene encoding zinc finger protein 605-like isoform X1, coding for MTKSQGLLSFSDVAVDFSWEEWQLLDTVQKNLYRDVMLENYSNLMSLGSQAAKPEAVVDLEKGEEQGRGEGEFPSQCIPEVMWQVYDWYQEDPEKDEPVERDHENNALGKIFSLNQNFVPCVERPHKCISRGISLKQNANFQSKNYSEMNCDELNGHRKLFFYTLREASHTRAQYYEHNLCAKAFSMVTNLKRCCRIHIEGKPYECSECPKSFRYRSKLIIHQRTHTGEKPYRCDECQKAFSTKCHLTLHQRTHTGEKPYGCTECQKSFRTKYHLILHHRTHTGEKPYECKECGKAYREKTKLRLHYRTHTGEKPFECSDCGKGFMQKSNLIIHRRIHTGDKPYGCGDCEKAFCSKSQLVVHQRIHTGEKSYECRECGKAFNKNSHLMTHQRIHIGEKPYECSECGKAFVHTSQLIVHQRNHTGRKPYECKECGKAFNKKSHFVTHERIHTGEKPYECSECGKAFIDNSQLIVHRRTHTGEKPYECKECRKAFNKRSSLITHQRIHTGEKPYECSECGKAFIDKSHLIVHQRTHTGEKPYECSECGKAFIRKAMLIVHQRTHTGEKPFACLECQKAFSSMAMLSRHQLIHTGEKPHGCNECGKTFRQKSHLIIHQRCHTGEKPYGCIPCGQIFNQKSQLIRHQRRHTGEKPYQCTQCGKAFFEKSYLNVHQRSHAGQKPYECSQCGKTFSVKFFLTSHEEIHRAKKSQEHSECWKDFSEMPHLTEHKRIHTRETL